The proteins below come from a single Triplophysa rosa linkage group LG12, Trosa_1v2, whole genome shotgun sequence genomic window:
- the aagab gene encoding alpha- and gamma-adaptin-binding protein p34 isoform X1, with protein sequence MSDDQEDEVPTLPCILVTSCDSSFKEEELIRQILGLESLPQANKIEDGVAWYPWTINNKYYTANVSLCVVPNTFTMNVEVARSMQAFIVYFNSKTKDGLSNVNPWLAVVEELAPEVLILVCDHVCDSGISRQEAQQWCLSHAFELVELNPQDVPDEDDDFPESTGVKRIVQALNANVWSSVEMKDEHSQGFGLMSSLVASRHNNPRSSQETQSSPSNSTDESSEGQRAEDNQTNTGEVAVDPMIDIDIQELANLTAGDADVENFERLFTKLKEMKDKASSLPHEQRKVHAEKVAKAFWMAIGGDQDEIDGLSSGEES encoded by the exons ATGTCAGACGATCAAGAAGATGAAGTACCCACCTTGCCTTGTATCTTAGTCACAAGTTGCGATTCCAGCTTTAAAGAAGAAGAGCTCATCAGAC AGATCTTGGGCTTAGAATCACTACCACAAGCTAATAAAATTGAAGACGGAGTTGCTTGGTATCCATGGACAATCAACAACAAGTACTACACAGCAAACGTCAGTCTATGTGTTGTTCCAAATACATTCACCATGAATGTAGAGGTTGCCCGGTCTATGCAAGCCTTCATTGTATACTTCAACAGCAAAACT AAAGATGGTCTAAGTAATGTCAATCCCTGGTTAGCAGTAGTGGAGGAACTGGCTCCAGAAGTGCTCATCCTAGTGTGTGACCATGTGTGTGACAGTG GTATTAGCAGACAAGAGGCCCAGCAATGGTGTCTGTCTCATGCATTTGAATTAGTGGAGCTCAATCCTCAAGATGTACCTGATGAGGACG ATGACTTTCCAGAGTCCACTGGAGTAAAAAGAATAGTGCAAGCTCTCAACGCTAATGTGTGGTCCAGTGTCGAGATGAAAGATG AACACAGTCAGGGATTTGGTCTAATGAGCAGTCTGGTGGCCTCTCGTCACAACAACCCACGGTCGAGTCAAGAGACCCAG tcCTCTCCGTCCAACAGCACAGATGAAAGCAGTGAGGGCCAGAGAGCAGAAGATAACCAGACTAATACAGGAGAGGTAGCAGTTG ATCCCATGATTGACATAGACATCCAGGAACTGGCCAATCTTACAGCTGGAGATGCAGATGTTGAGAATTTTGAACGGCTCTTTACAAAATTAAAAGAGATGAAAG ACAAAGCCTCTTCATTACCACATGAGCAGAGAAAAGTACATGCAGAGAAG GTTGCTAAAGCATTCTGGATGGCCATTGGTGGAGACCAAGATGAGATTGATGGCTTGTCATCAGGAGAGGAAAGTTAA
- the aagab gene encoding alpha- and gamma-adaptin-binding protein p34 isoform X2 — protein sequence MDNQQQVLHSKRQSMCCSKYIHHECRGCPVYASLHCILQQQNYGLSNVNPWLAVVEELAPEVLILVCDHVCDSGISRQEAQQWCLSHAFELVELNPQDVPDEDDDFPESTGVKRIVQALNANVWSSVEMKDEHSQGFGLMSSLVASRHNNPRSSQETQSSPSNSTDESSEGQRAEDNQTNTGEVAVDPMIDIDIQELANLTAGDADVENFERLFTKLKEMKDKASSLPHEQRKVHAEKVAKAFWMAIGGDQDEIDGLSSGEES from the exons ATGGACAATCAACAACAAGTACTACACAGCAAACGTCAGTCTATGTGTTGTTCCAAATACATTCACCATGAATGTAGAGGTTGCCCGGTCTATGCAAGCCTTCATTGTATACTTCAACAGCAAAACT ATGGTCTAAGTAATGTCAATCCCTGGTTAGCAGTAGTGGAGGAACTGGCTCCAGAAGTGCTCATCCTAGTGTGTGACCATGTGTGTGACAGTG GTATTAGCAGACAAGAGGCCCAGCAATGGTGTCTGTCTCATGCATTTGAATTAGTGGAGCTCAATCCTCAAGATGTACCTGATGAGGACG ATGACTTTCCAGAGTCCACTGGAGTAAAAAGAATAGTGCAAGCTCTCAACGCTAATGTGTGGTCCAGTGTCGAGATGAAAGATG AACACAGTCAGGGATTTGGTCTAATGAGCAGTCTGGTGGCCTCTCGTCACAACAACCCACGGTCGAGTCAAGAGACCCAG tcCTCTCCGTCCAACAGCACAGATGAAAGCAGTGAGGGCCAGAGAGCAGAAGATAACCAGACTAATACAGGAGAGGTAGCAGTTG ATCCCATGATTGACATAGACATCCAGGAACTGGCCAATCTTACAGCTGGAGATGCAGATGTTGAGAATTTTGAACGGCTCTTTACAAAATTAAAAGAGATGAAAG ACAAAGCCTCTTCATTACCACATGAGCAGAGAAAAGTACATGCAGAGAAG GTTGCTAAAGCATTCTGGATGGCCATTGGTGGAGACCAAGATGAGATTGATGGCTTGTCATCAGGAGAGGAAAGTTAA